In Sorghum bicolor cultivar BTx623 chromosome 8, Sorghum_bicolor_NCBIv3, whole genome shotgun sequence, one genomic interval encodes:
- the LOC8071440 gene encoding putative disease resistance RPP13-like protein 2, with the protein MTEAIIGPLVGRLQEVAVGEARALVGVNADIHRLRDKLMWLQAFLREADTRRRAVTDEVTRVWTLQTRDAVFDAEDALDHYHLHVDLSRYPRWIRPTMICLETFTIQVRMRRGLSRKIRAINMRLDGIIENKDKYKIEDSDKKTDVTWKPSTSTSINYTHRKLDDVHDSDAVIYVEEHNKLEDALVNNQTEHQEGKEHYPVMITVSGESGIGKTTLVRDIYKKMEKKKLFQVQAMESFAPYLTAPNILQQITQQLTEDDKNCPKEMAQEMLQNKLKNKKYLLVIDGEVSGTEWKHFLTSIPVGTRGSRVVHITQGKPEEPPSSYHHVTIQLKKLTEDAATSLFRQRLPKELQDKNLKKYQKSIFKITEGLPLAVVLLSGLVQTKVFPSEWAKVFHYLKSKPSANLESMLSVCFDDLPHELKCCFLYFAALPTNTTIEARSLVFMCAAEGFLCSKGGKTMEKIGYIYLSELINRNLVNRVKMDDDSSFGSMSVTIQNKLHDFLQIEAHEASFVEVHSHDDIPTLTSARRLSLQNYTDKYAVLAHPLPKLRSIFSQYEQEPNKGDQGHRSKGSRAYMFRLSQRRAISKMKKDIRSHIKELFHGSEFLRVINLQGIEIGETLTSAIGNVVHLQYLGITSCSLKHIPRSIGRLTSLQTLDVRETNVRELPRSFWMIKTLRHVLGFVLRLPKQIGNLKQLHTLDSIDLEEVSEEPTLARTLGEMIHIEFLSIWHISHVNVKALSGALEKLESLRTLILEGKITPSNVFTTASLRRVKFMFLSGDLVHSSDLDGSGSFCLPNLIMLSLEKTYVTQEFISKLSELPFLATLALYPGSYKDKKLVFASSKFPRLKKIKMIDVEVLEIVEVEVSMVPELKELEIHSPFTGCYHDIELGNDKKCSQKTRIVVDLKKENNDVHKENDDMSEWCDICMNHGMVKLAPTTAMEVYID; encoded by the exons ATGACGGAGGCGATCATCGGGCCTCTGGTTGGGAGGCTACAGGAGGTGGCCGTCGGCGAGGCGCGGGCGCTGGTGGGGGTGAACGCCGACATCCACCGGCTCCGGGACAAGCTCATGTGGCTGCAGGCCTTCCTCCGGGAGGCCGACACCAGGCGCCGCGCCGTCACCGACGAAGTCACCAGGGTCTGGACGCTGCAGACGCGGGACGCCGTCTTCGACGCCGAGGACGCCCTCGATCATTACCATCTCCATGTGGACTTGTCCAG GTACCCAAGGTGGATTCGTCCTACTATGATATGTCTTGAAACATTCACAATTCAAGTACGGATGAGACGCGGCCTATCTAGAAAAATTAGAGCCATCAACATGAGGCTTGATGGCATCATTGAAAACAAAGATAAATACAAGATAGAGGATTCTGATAAGAAGACAGATGTGACATGGAAACCTTCTACCTCAACATCTATAAATTACACTCATAGAAAGTT GGATGATGTCCATGATTCAGATGCGGTGATATATGTGGAGGAGCACAACAAATTAGAGGATGCCCTTGTTAATAACCAAACTGAACACCAAGAGGGCAAAGAACACTATCCAGTCATGATCACTGTGTCCGGAGAAAGTGGTATTGGCAAGACAACTCTTGTGAGAGACATAtacaaaaaaatggaaaagaaaaaaCTGTTTCAAGTGCAAGCCATGGAAAGTTTTGCACCTTATTTGACTGCTCCCAACATCCTTCAACAAATTACTCAGCAACTGACAGAAGACGACAAAAATTGCCCTAAAGAAATGGCACAGGAGATGCTACAAAATAAGCTGAAAAATAAGAAGTACCTGCTTGTGATAGATGGTGAAGTCAGTGGTACTGAATGGAAGCACTTTTTGACTAGCATCCCTGTTGGCACTAGGGGTAGTAGAGTAGTGCATATCACACAAGGTAAACCAGAAGAGCCACCTAGCAGCTACCATCATGTCACCATTCAGTTAAAAAAACTTACAGAAGATGCTGCCACGTCATTGTTTCGTCAAAGGCTACCTAAGGAACTGCAAGATAAAAACCTTAAAAAGTACCAAAAGAGTATTTTCAAAATCACCGAAGGGTTGCCTTTGGCGGTGGTTCTTTTGTCAGGTCTTGTGCAAACCAAGGTGTTCCCAAGTGAATGGGCGAAGGTTTTTCACTACCTTAAGTCCAAACCCTCAgcaaatcttgaaagcatgctgTCAGTTTGCTTTGATGATCTTCcacatgagctaaaatgttgctttCTCTACTTTGCTGCACTGCCAACCAACACTACAATTGAAGCACGCAGCTTGGTATTTATGTGTGCTGCAGAGGGATTTCTATGTTCAAAGGGCGGGAAGACAATGGAAAAGATTGGCTACATCTACCTATCTGAGTTGATTAATCGGAATCTTGTCAACCGAGTGAAAATGGATGATGACTCCAGTTTCGGGAGTATGTCAGTCACAATCCAAAACAAACTCCATGACTTTTTGCAGATAGAAGCACATGAAGCAAGCTTCGTGGAGGTCCATAGCCATGATGATATCCCTACATTAACTAGTGCTCGCCGCCTCTCTCTACAGAACTACACTGACAAATATGCTGTTCTAGCCCATCCATTGCCAAAGCTACGATCCATCTTCTCTCAGTATGAGCAAGAGCCTAATAAAGGTGATCAGGGGCACAGGTCCAAAGGAAGTCGGGCATATATGTTTCGTTTATCTCAACGAAGGGCAATCTCTAAGATGAAGAAAGACATCAGATCTCACATCAAGGAACTGTTTCATGGATCTGAGTTTCTCCGTGTCATCAATCTACAAGGCATTGAGATTGGTGAGACTTTGACAAGTGCAATTGGCAATGTTGTCCACTTGCAGTACCTTGGCATCACATCATGTTCACTGAAACATATCCCACGGTCCATCGGAAGACTCACTAGCCTCCAAACATTGGATGTGAGGGAAACTAATGTTCGAGAGCTCCCAAGGTCCTTTTGGATGATTAAGACCCTGAGACATGTCCTTGGTTTTGTCCTCAGACTACCCAAGCAAATTGGCAACTTGAAGCAGTTGCATACACTTGACTCCATAGATCTTGAAGAAGTTTCGGAGGAGCCGACTTTGGCAAGGACACTAGGGGAGATGATCCATATTGAGTTCTTGTCGATCTGGCATATCTCACATGTCAATGTGAAAGCTCTTTCTGGTGCGCTAGAGAAACTTGAGAGCCTTAGGACCCTGATCTTAGAAGGTAAAATTACTCCTTCAAATGTCTTCACCACCGCTTCCCTCCGACGTGTCAAGTTTATGTTCCTAAGTGGGGATCTGGTACATTCATCTGATCTAGATGGTAGTGGATCCTTTTGTCTCCCTAATCTCATCATGCTTTCTCTGGAGAAAACATATGTGACTCAGGAATTCATTAGCAAGCTTTCTGAGCTGCCATTTCTTGCCACCCTTGCATTGTACCCTGGCTCATATAAGGACAAGAAACTTGTATTTGCTTCATCCAAATTTCCACGCCTCAAAAAGATCAAGATGATTGATGTGGAAGTGCTAGAGATTGTTGAAGTTGAGGTGAGTATGGTTCCTGAGCTCAAAGAGTTGGAAATTCACTCCCCATTCACAGGTTGTTATCATGATATTGAACTGGGTAATGACAAGAAATGTTCTCAAAAAACAAGGATCGTGGTTGATCTTAAAAAAGAGAATAATGATGTTCATAAAGAAAATGATGATATGTCTGAATGGTGTGATATTTGCATGAATCATGGTATGGTAAAATTGGCACCCACCACAGCCATGGAAGTATATATAGATTAA